A DNA window from Triticum urartu cultivar G1812 unplaced genomic scaffold, Tu2.1 TuUngrouped_contig_5280, whole genome shotgun sequence contains the following coding sequences:
- the LOC125529011 gene encoding uncharacterized protein LOC125529011, whose protein sequence is MSPAAWTRTRKLVLGLPLLAGRSSRSAGDGRSSSYFAGAGAAGETSQKKKRSTAVRKVVAIGAISLAGGVALSAINDLAIFHGCTSKAIDKASENPEVVQAIGVPIARGPWYDASVVLGHRRRSVSCTFPVTGPRGSGVFQIEAVRNGEDGVLSFLRHHDWEILAMDARLELQLEALPSDDGSQGQQPVVMNLNLMSSTSADDDDNCKISDTAGGGEIS, encoded by the exons ATGTCGCCGGCGGCGTGGACGAGGACGAGGAAGCTCGTGCTTGGCCTTCCCCTGCTCGCCGGCCGAAGCAGCAGATCCGCTGGAGATGGCCG CTCCTCCTCCTACTTTGCCGGTGCCGGTGCCGCCGGAGAGACGAGCCAGAAGAAGAAGAGGTCGACGGCAGTCCGGAAGGTGGTGGCTATCGGGGCCATCAGCCTGGCCGGGGGAGTCGCCCTCAGCGCCATCAACGACCTCGCCATCTTCCACGGATGCACCAG CAAGGCGATCGACAAGGCTAGCGAGAACCCAGAGGTCGTACAGGCGATCGGGGTGCCTATAGCTAGAGGCCCATGGTACGATGCATCTGTCGTTTTGGGTCATCGGCGCCGATCCGTGTCGTGCACGTTCCCGGTCACAGGGCCACGGGGTTCGGGAGTGTTTCAGATCGAGGCCGTCCGGAATGGAG AGGATGGTGTGCTTTCGTTTCTGCGCCACCACGACTGGGAGATACTGGCCATGGATGCTCGCCTGGAACTGCAGCTGGAAGCACTACCTTCAGATGATGGCAGTCAGGGTCAGCAACCAGTCGTGATGAACCTAAACCTGATGAGCAGCACTTCTGCTGATGACGACGACAACTGTAAGATTAGTGATACTGCTGGTGGTGGGGAAATCAGTTGA